The genome window CAGATCAAATTGTTCCACTTTTTGGGTATAATCATTATAATAGTGCCATAAATGTCGGTAGTTTGGCGGGATTTTTCCATTTTGCATTTCCTGAGAAACGTTTAATTGTTGTAAAGTTTTTCCTGTAACAATTTTTGCAAAACCTGCTTGCAATGCAAAATTTTGTGAATCATAAAAAACCATTTTCCCATCATCATCTTTTTGAGAACACAAAACAACCGGTTTACCATCATGAAGAGTAAACAAGTACGTCGTCTGGTTATCTGAGCAAGCTACAGCAACAACTCCAAATTCTGCATTTTTATCGCTGGTTGGCTGCCAACTCAAACTAATTGGACGATTGCCCCAAAAGAAAATATTTCTTTTAAGATCATCGGGAAACACCAAACCATATTGCTTTGGCGTTTCTCCGTCATAAGTTCCGACAAATTGATCTTTTTTTGTTGATTGCCAGGAGTGCATCATCTCAGACAAAGCTTGATCTTTCTCTTTAGACCAGCCCGAACTTAAAATTGGATTAAGCTTTTTTCTGCTCGAATTAGTTGAACTTGTTGAAGTAGATTTTGTATTCATTTGAACTTGTTTTTCAACTTTTTTTGGTTTTGCAGAACATCCAGTTAATAAGATTCCGATTATTAAAATTAATGAACAAAAATTATTTTTTCTCATTTGGTTTCATTATAATCGGCAAACTGATTTCAAAGCAAATTATTTCTCCTGTAAGCTTGGCAGTAATTTCACCGTCCATAACTTTAATTATTTGCTTTGCAACATAAAGACCCAGTCCAAGATGTCCATCAGAGTTATCGCAATTTTGACTGTAAAAACGCTCAAAGACTAAAGGTAATTTTTTTTTTGTGATCTGGGCTCCATCGTTTTTAATTTGAATTTTTAAATTTCCTGTTTCCTCAAAAAATTTTAAAACTAAAACATTTCGTGAAAATCGATACGAATTGGCTAGAATGTTTTTTAACGCTCGATTTAATTGGATTAAATCACCATTTATTGTGCTATTAGTTAATTTAGTATAAATAGCTGCTTGAGGAGCTTCCATTCGAACCTCTTTAATAAGATCTTGAGCCCAGGTTTTGACATCGATAATTTGAAGATTAATTGGAATTTTTGGAATCGATAACTTTAACTCTTGTGTCAAATTATTTAATAAGGTAACGTTTCTTTGGATTACCTCATAATATTCAAGGGGATTATCACAAATGCCATCTTGCAATATTTCAGTTGCAGCAGCGATCGATGCCAAGGGGGGTCTTTAAATCATGAGTGATACTTGCAACAAAATCTTCACGAGAGCGTTCAAAGTTTTTTTGTTCCAAAGACTTCTGAGCAAGTTCTGAGCGCAACTGGTCAAAAGCTTTGATCAAATTACCAATTTCATCATTATTTTCTACAATCATCTCATGGGAAAGATCGCCTGTTGCAATTCTCTTCGTTTCTTCTGTAAGTGTTTTAAGAGGTCGTAAAATTCTTTTTTTAATAAACCTAGTAATCAATACTGGTAAAAAGAGCAAAATGACCCAAAGAATAATACTATAAATGGGATCGGAGGACAAAAAGACGTACATTAAAAATGGGAACAATAAAAGAAGCACTGTTAATTTAATCACTTCATTGTTAAGACTTTTTTTCATGTAATTCTCCATCAAAGCGGTATCCACTCCCACGGACGGTAGTGATTCCATGAGTATTTGGCATTTTTTCTCTAATTTTTTGAATATGGATTGTGACTGTGTTCAGATCTCCAAATTGATCGTAGCTCCAAACTTGATTATAGATTTGTTCTTTACTTAAAACTTGCGCGGGATGCTCTACAAAAAATTGCAGTACGGCAAATTCTTTTGTGGTGAGATTAACGAGCCTCCCCCCTTTTGTTACTTTTTGAGCTAGCAAATTTATAGAAATGTCATTGTAGCTAACCATTGGCGTTATTTGATAATTTTGACGCCTAAGATGGGCATCAACTCGAGCGATCAATTCTTTTAGCGAGAACGGTTTAGTGACATAATCATCAGCACCCAGTTTTAAACCTGTAATTCGGTCTCTCTCACTTTCTTTAGCACTAATAATAATGATTGGTATTGTTGAATGAAGTCGAATTTCAGCAAGAATTTCTAGGCCATTTATTTCAGGTAACATTAGATCCAACAAAATTAAATCAGGTCCAAATTCTTCATAGATATTAATCGCATGACCTCCACTAGCACAAATTTTCGATGCATAATTAGATTTTTTTAAATACAAATCAATCATTTTGGAAAGATCGGGATTATCTTCAATAATTAGAATTTTGGCAGGCAAATTATCTCTCCTTTTATTTAAGGTCTCTGGCTTGAACAATCAAGGCTAAAAAACTCAGAACCAAAACCCAAACAAGCTGAACTAATAAACCTTGAGTGGGATTTAACATGTTTTTGTGTGGTTGAACAAGAAATAAATTCATCGTTGCTAGGTCCGGCAAATATTTAGCAATTTTAAAAAAGCTAAAAAGCATTTGGCTAAATCCTAAAATAAGTGAAAACAAAATTGTCAGTGGAACAACTTGTGAACGAGTAATCATTGAAATAAATGCACTTAACCAAACGATAAAAGTCCAACTAAGTAAAATCATTAGCGAAAAATGTTCTCTGGCAATTAAAAACGAGGTTAAACCTGTTATCCAGGTCACGAAAGTTAATAAAAATAATTTCGCACCAAATAATTTCAGGCGAGCAGGAGCCGTTAGCAAACTTGTCCTCAACTCTAAATTACGATATTCTTGTCCAATGAAAACTGACGAAGTGATAACTAAACCTGCCTGTCCTAAGTACATGCCATTTTTTAACCCCGCAAAAGCGACTGCACTAAGCATGCC of Xylocopilactobacillus apicola contains these proteins:
- a CDS encoding DUF4767 domain-containing protein translates to MRKNNFCSLILIIGILLTGCSAKPKKVEKQVQMNTKSTSTSSTNSSRKKLNPILSSGWSKEKDQALSEMMHSWQSTKKDQFVGTYDGETPKQYGLVFPDDLKRNIFFWGNRPISLSWQPTSDKNAEFGVVAVACSDNQTTYLFTLHDGKPVVLCSQKDDDGKMVFYDSQNFALQAGFAKIVTGKTLQQLNVSQEMQNGKIPPNYRHLWHYYNDYTQKVEQFDLTHQPEEMKLSSLADKWISIEDPEDDGIDYFKMRLRYRFFNGQQILVAILKDETAFNCYLDVKQAEQLQNYQYGDEDD
- a CDS encoding sensor histidine kinase translates to MASIAAATEILQDGICDNPLEYYEVIQRNVTLLNNLTQELKLSIPKIPINLQIIDVKTWAQDLIKEVRMEAPQAAIYTKLTNSTINGDLIQLNRALKNILANSYRFSRNVLVLKFFEETGNLKIQIKNDGAQITKKKLPLVFERFYSQNCDNSDGHLGLGLYVAKQIIKVMDGEITAKLTGEIICFEISLPIIMKPNEKK
- a CDS encoding HAMP domain-containing protein, with protein sequence MKKSLNNEVIKLTVLLLLFPFLMYVFLSSDPIYSIILWVILLFLPVLITRFIKKRILRPLKTLTEETKRIATGDLSHEMIVENNDEIGNLIKAFDQLRSELAQKSLEQKNFERSREDFVASITHDLKTPLGIDRCCN
- a CDS encoding response regulator transcription factor — its product is MPAKILIIEDNPDLSKMIDLYLKKSNYASKICASGGHAINIYEEFGPDLILLDLMLPEINGLEILAEIRLHSTIPIIIISAKESERDRITGLKLGADDYVTKPFSLKELIARVDAHLRRQNYQITPMVSYNDISINLLAQKVTKGGRLVNLTTKEFAVLQFFVEHPAQVLSKEQIYNQVWSYDQFGDLNTVTIHIQKIREKMPNTHGITTVRGSGYRFDGELHEKKS
- a CDS encoding ABC transporter permease, with amino-acid sequence MFRNILQSESIKFITNPWCLIGMLSAVAFAGLKNGMYLGQAGLVITSSVFIGQEYRNLELRTSLLTAPARLKLFGAKLFLLTFVTWITGLTSFLIAREHFSLMILLSWTFIVWLSAFISMITRSQVVPLTILFSLILGFSQMLFSFFKIAKYLPDLATMNLFLVQPHKNMLNPTQGLLVQLVWVLVLSFLALIVQARDLK